A DNA window from Lepidochelys kempii isolate rLepKem1 chromosome 9, rLepKem1.hap2, whole genome shotgun sequence contains the following coding sequences:
- the ALG3 gene encoding dol-P-Man:Man(5)GlcNAc(2)-PP-Dol alpha-1,3-mannosyltransferase has translation MAPAPGSGPRRKGAAGPGSLRQSLRRAWQEKHRVLLAPQYTGLVAAWLCLAEVGVTHWVIRRVAYTEIDWKAYMDEVEGVVNGTFDYTQLKGDTGPLVYPAGFVYIFLGLYYITSRGTNIRLAQYLFAALYLVTLLLVFRIYSRTRKVPPYVFFFMCCASYRIHSIYILRLFNDPVAMAILFLAVNLFLEERWSWGCCFFSLAVSVKMNVLLFAPGLLFLLLWRFGPLGTIPKLSICALLQVVLGLPFLLENPVGYVTRSFDLGRQFLFKWTVNWRFLPEEVFQHRAFHLALLAAHLGALGLFALHRWHRSEGSLLSLLKDPAERKSPPQPLTANQVVFVLFTSNFIGVCCSRSLHYQFYVWYFHTLPYLLWCTPAGKLSHLLRVLILGLIELSWNTYPSTLCSSAFLHVCHGMILLQLWYGTTAPLEPQKTTPSLKKTQ, from the exons ATGGCTCCCGCTCCCGGCTCGGGGCCGCGGCGGAAAGGGGCGGCGGGGCCGGGCTCGCTGCGCCAGAGCCTGCGGCGAGCCTGGCAGGAGAAGCACCGGGTGCTCCTGGCGCCCCAGTACACGGGGCTGGTGGCCGCCTGGCTCTGCCTGGCGGAGGTGGGGGTTACGCACTGGGTCATTCGCAGGGTGGCAT ACACAGAGATCGACTGGAAAGCCTACATGGATGAGGTGGAGGGAGTCGTTAACGGGACCTTCGATTACACCCAGCTGAAGGGAGATACCGGGCCCCTGGT TTACCCCGCCGGGTTTGTTTACATCTTCCTGGGTCTCTACTACATCACCAGCCGCGGCACCAACATCCGTCTGGCGCAGTATCTCTTCGCCGCGCTCTATCTCGTGACGCTGCTGCTTGTCTTCCGCATCTACAGCCGGACCAGAAAG GTCCCCCCCTATGTTTTCTTCTTCATGTGCTGCGCCTCCTACCGCATCCACTCCATCTACATCCTGCGACTCTTTAACGACCCCGTCGCCATGGCCATCCTCTTCCTTGCAGTCAACCTCTTCCTGGAAGAGCGCTGGTCCTGGGGCTGCTGCTTCTTCAG cctGGCCGTGTCGGTGAAGATGAACGTCCTGCTCTTTGCTCCAGGGCTCCTCTTCCTGCTTCTCTGGCGCTTCGGCCCCCTGGGCACCATCCCCAAGCTCTCCATCTGTGCGCTGCTGCAG GTGGTCCTGGGGCTGCCCTTCCTGCTGGAGAACCCTGTTGGGTACGTGACCCGCTCTTTCGACCTGGGCCGCCAGTTCCTTTTCAAGTGGACGGTGAACTGGCGGTTCCTGCCAGAGGAGGTTTTCCAGCATCGGGCCTTCCACCTGGCACTTCTCGCAGCCCACCTGGGCGCCCTGGGACTCTTTGCACTGCATCGGTGGCACAG GTCTGAGGGGAGTCTCTTGTCACTGCTGAAGGATCCAGCAGAGAGGAAGAGTCCGCCCCAGCCCCTGACAGCCAACCA GGTCGTCTTCGTTCTCTTCACCTCCAACTTCATCGGCGTTTGCTGCAGCCGGTCCCTGCACTATCAGTTCTACGTGTGGTATTTCCACACCCTGCCCTACCTGCTGTGGTGCACCCCTGCCGGGAAGCTCAGCCACCTGCTGAG GGTGCTAATCCTGGGCCTCATCGAGCTCTCCTGGAACACGTACCCCTCCACACTTTGCAGCTCAGCTTTCCTGCACGTGTGTCACGGGATGATCCTGCTGCAGCTCTGGTACGGCACCACTGCCCCCCTGGAGCCACAGAAAACGACCCCCTCCCTGAAAAAGACACAGTGA